The Planctomycetaceae bacterium genome has a window encoding:
- the nth gene encoding endonuclease III, with the protein MKKETPQQLRKRAGTIIALLKKKYPDATTRLFHHSPMELLVATILSAQCTDDRVNIVTDTLFKKYKTPQDYANVPQDVLEAEVRSTGFFRNKAKNIRAAAAKIISDFDGKVPATMAELLTLPGVARKTANCVLGNAYKIAEGITVDTHVARLSIRLGFTDKKKPDAVGIEQDLMAIVPREDWIHVSHLLIYHGRATCTARKPDCAGCVLNKLCPSAFRVDA; encoded by the coding sequence ATGAAGAAGGAAACGCCCCAGCAACTCCGCAAGCGCGCCGGCACGATCATCGCCCTGCTGAAAAAGAAATATCCCGACGCGACGACGCGCCTGTTCCATCACTCGCCGATGGAACTGCTGGTCGCGACGATCCTGTCAGCCCAGTGTACCGACGACCGCGTCAACATCGTCACCGACACGCTGTTCAAGAAATACAAGACGCCGCAGGATTACGCCAACGTGCCCCAGGACGTGCTCGAGGCGGAGGTGCGATCGACGGGGTTCTTCCGCAACAAAGCCAAGAACATCCGCGCCGCGGCGGCAAAGATCATCAGCGACTTCGACGGCAAGGTCCCGGCGACGATGGCCGAACTGCTGACGCTGCCAGGCGTGGCCCGCAAGACCGCCAACTGCGTGCTGGGCAACGCGTACAAGATCGCCGAGGGCATCACCGTCGACACTCACGTAGCGCGCCTGAGCATCCGCCTGGGCTTCACCGACAAGAAGAAACCCGACGCCGTCGGGATCGAGCAGGACCTGATGGCGATCGTGCCCAGAGAAGACTGGATCCACGTCTCGCACCTGCTGATCTACCACGGACGCGCCACCTGCACCGCCCGCAAACCCGACTGCGCCGGATGCGTGCTGAATAAACTCTGCCCCTCAGCGTTCAGAGTGGACGCGTAG